One window from the genome of Heptranchias perlo isolate sHepPer1 chromosome 22, sHepPer1.hap1, whole genome shotgun sequence encodes:
- the LOC137340489 gene encoding transcription factor 20: MQSFRDPGGFQGNQQDYQQVRADSSRLETYRQQNPVAQSYEAHGLPSKEYYNQQSYQGYGNNTASNYFGGVKQVSAQHPQGRPSSALSTYQSAAYSRQYQDEGQAPKWGSPGSSVGGLSQYSQDSFKGSVPSATSAAYQQQHMQANATRNPPSLSAQQAHFMHQSHHKPMMQQASPYVARSAQFNQAFQSSPPSYPTIQDYSHPSRSYEGYAQVPTSSQYDRQSAATPDYGTQGGYGYKSTLAKSGVYEQNKAAQVKQHSLQYHNQAKLHLLNQSPQVYFQPEAPVKSPEQFYQTFSPTSSHSPVSTVVRSPSYSSTPSPLMANPETLQYGQQPEGGSMASDIKGNVSHLMPSAAPSSTQSSSKTQGGTCKVFLKDKIPEKLLSDGAFSSLIALSSQVENIPRTVQQLLLSNTLAPHRKTGKRLPKKSEILKELKGSEENLYSEEPLGTPQSEPLDTPQSVQTDLQEGEYSSSSEDQLEKIHFLQGHCRSSANLDALRKNLDTILSCSVTSPNDMVAESKSDDSMQSGESYPTSSDIERLTADRQPIQFSKEDTKASSVIILKDSFKERLEAELKFNHFGLDKESKGAHLNFYSAENHFGHLIRSKRSGQEGQTFASDCNQGTIKSDFPMMTKGFGDDTCSESQLFPHRMDSTKPLQPLTVGYRDSLMSNSGHECYSSQSPGPPQDLEKLKLFDFPDKKGKESSLEWDELEVDLLQCDLQKKYLQKFHANYKQEQRPFQKDLAPVRLVQEMEHMRGADEESNLGNGVNRIHSNSELRLPTMEQKESPRTKLAGDEEVTVESKGSAVLQDAIAAITERKSVICDISPTRHCVKEVVPLNAEENCGCAEEKFNSPERGEDKVGSSAAPRLLGHSVIHVGPAIVAESKVGQGDLSVAEMNPEGESVKHEDHQKEEFPEPTAAAETQELPALSSDLISSALSQIENGPSKMSGSRAARVRRLSARAAQGAGLRCKDHSPPKAEESVQPLRVVPAKLRCLGPQRDRARSKGPQEGLPASESMANLPTRMCTRSSTALMETELSVQSRGLLRKGMVSHREDGPREMSCSSRHRLHSDSDKCLIQRQGPNPSMRAHLTRTNATTQSRPVYTVHTGQQMKGHACSTQDSNSYKSVVLRARTRAQGMILQKDVKQRKSCNFVPSRYLTTRNNSSVSRTQRQLTARHEALDYVEGETKAERLKARNSALRLGGQEDQRFPLSHPLKRKGYCSLSPIPAKRQHQMLKASDTRTERQKPLPGSSPSESNPTVQPMADEPHQGTSGEGISERCLSKGTSNTDGNTQSVISLKTPAKTKILPPRKGRGLKLEAIVQKITSPNSKSFACSNYSDSNVTCLTLDEILSLKEEQLAENASDEVHQALIEQSKVTAKDAPSKIALVELNKKCLIASKRLKEENEPKTQEKSSVHVKTDVNITVEPESIDVKDQLSVKLSPKERTTEEKEGQLPTATDDIPQLASPSSVLSSVSDPGPNEELENSQDVVEPKRQTPPKCCLPPAKRRSHPMGNKKVKQTKNNSKVKRPSGRGGRRRRKHLKGSKTTKAAHRRKNQLKRRNLPLVETKEPVIRLKYVSYKMPRAENKAKTFSPYIRVEKSKEVSSICTIINTLSEEQSRFQKIKKKSSFSQAPVSVSKTLPTSSAMLPGPVVLDSVKQGHLVCCLCGRPKNHKELGDLFGPYYPEDYIPPVTKNQHVKGKLEIKNGIKETQDGLFVESKVTDSDNESTVIITAEVPSSLEEVPSSLEEVPSSLEKATEVEDQNLLRTSSREKCKKLSCYCCEKTAEDTEPKKVKKKPGVEEDLQPTELPLDPHERWVHGACAVWTSGVYLVAGKLYGLQEAVEMASEMRCSMCEQVGATLGCYTKGCNQKYHYICAIESGCQLSEENFSMKCSKHKSVLSKTL; the protein is encoded by the exons ATGCAGTCCTTCCGAGACCCCGGGGGTTTCCAAGGCAACCAGCAGGACTACCAGCAGGTCAGGGCAGACTCGTCTAGACTGGAGACCTACAGGCAGCAGAACCCAGTCGCCCAAAGCTACGAGGCTCACGGGCTTCCCTCGAAGGAATATTACAACCAGCAATCTTATCAGGGCTACGGGAACAACACTGCTAGCAATTACTTTGGTGGCGTTAAACAGGTTTCTGCCCAGCACCCACAGGGTAGACCCTCCAGCGCGCTGTCCACTTACCAAAGCGCTGCATACTCAAGACAGTATCAGGACGAAGGGCAAGCTCCAAAATGGGGGTCTCCAGGCTCATCAGTGGGAGGTCTATCACAATACAGCCAGGACTCATTTAAGGGATCTGTCCCTTCTGCCACCAGTGCTGCCTACCAACAGCAGCACATGCAAGCCAACGCCACCAGGAATCCGCCTTCCCTGTCCGCTCAACAGGCCCATTTCATGCACCAGTCTCACCACAAGCCCATGATGCAGCAGGCTTCCCCCTACGTTGCCAGGTCAGCGCAGTTCAACCAGGCCTTTCAGTCCTCGCCCCCCTCCTACCCCACCATCCAGGATTACAGCCATCCCTCCCGCTCGTACGAAGGCTACGCGCAAGTACCCACAAGTTCACAGTACGACAGGCAGAGCGCGGCGACTCCGGACTATGGCACCCAGGGCGGTTACGGGTACAAATCGACTCTCGCCAAGTCTGGGGTCTACGAGCAGAACAAAGCCGCCCAGGTCAAGCAGCACAGCCTCCAGTATCACAACCAAGCAAAGCTGCACCTCTTAAATCAGTCGCCCCAGGTGTACTTTCAGCCTGAGGCTCCTGTAAAATCTCCTGAGCAGTTCTATCAAACCTTCAGCCCTACTTCTAGTCACTCTCCTGTTTCCACCGTGGTGAGGTCCCCATCTTATAGCTCAACTCCATCTCCATTGATGGCCAACCCTGAGACTCTCCAATATGGCCAGCAACCTGAGGGTGGCTCCATGGCATCTGATATCAAAGGTAACGTGTCTCACTTGATGCCATCGGCAGCTCCTTCCTCAACGCAGAGTTCCAGCAAGACTCAGGGAGGAACCTGCAAGGTCTTCCTCAAGGATAAAATTCCTGAGAAATTGCTGTCAGATGGAGCTTTCAGCAGCCTCATAGCTCTGAGCTCTCAGGTTGAAAACATCCCCAGAACTGTTCAACAGCTGTTGCTTTCCAACACCTTGGCTCCTCATAGGAAGACGGGCAAACGACTGCCCAAAAAATCAGAGATATTGAAGGAGCTGAAGGGTTCTGAGGAAAACCTGTATTCTGAAGAACCCCTGGGGACACCTCAGTCTGAACCTCTTGACACACCCCAGTCAGTGCAAACTGACCTGCAGGAAGGAGAATATTCTAGCAGCTCCGAAGATCAGCTGGAGAAAATCCACTTTCTTCAGGGCCATTGCCGGAGCTCTGCCAATCTGGACGCCTTGAGAAAAAATCTGGACACCATTCTGTCCTGCTCTGTCACCTCGCCTAACGACATGGTCGCAGAATCCAAATCGGATGACTCGATGCAGAGTGGAGAAAGCTACCCAACATCATCAGACATTGAGAGGTTGACCGCTGATAGACAACCCATCCAGTTTTCAAAGGAGGATACAAAAGCTTCCAGTGTTATCATTCTAAAGGACTCTTTCAAGGAGAGGTTGGAAGCAGAACTTAAGTTTAATCATTTTGGGTTGGATAAGGAAAGTAAGGGGGCGCACTTAAATTTCTACAGCGCCGAGAACCATTTTGGGCACCTAATCCGCTCGAAACGATCCGGCCAAGAAGGACAAACTTTTGCCTCGGACTGCAACCAGGGGACAATTAAGAGTGACTTTCCAATGATGACAAAGGGTTTTGGTGATGACACTTGCAGCGAATCCCAACTTTTCCCCCACAGGAtggactccacaaagcctttgcaACCTTTGacagtaggttacagagatagcttGATGTCTAACAGTGGCCATGAGTGCTATTCCTCGCAGAGTCCAGGTCCCCCGCAGGATTTGGAAAAGCTTAAGCTTTTCGATTTCCCGGACAAGAAAGGGAAGGAGTCCTCATTGGAATGGGACGAGCTGGAGGTCGACCTTTTGCAGTGTGATCTTCAAAAAAAGTACCTTCAGAAATTCCATGCCAACTACAAACAAGAGCAGAGACCTTTCCAGAAGGATTTGGCTCCTGTGCGGTTGGTCCAAGAGATGGAACACATGAGAGGAGCTGATGAAGAGAGCAATCTGGGGAACGGTGTTAACAGGATACACAGCAACTCTGAACTCAGGCTTCCCACCATGGAACAGAAGGAGTCACCAAGGACCAAATTGGCAGGAGATGAGGAGGTAACAGTGGAATCAAAAGGAAGTGCAGTTCTACAAGATGCTATTGCTGCCATTACTGAAAGAAAATCAGTCATCTGTGATATCTCCCCCACACGACACTGTGTTAAGGAGGTGGTCCCCCTAAATGCAGAAGAGAACTGTGGTTGTGCAGAGGAAAAGTTCAATagccccgagagaggggaggataaAGTGGGTTCGAGTGCTGCACCCCGCTTGCTGGGGCATTCGGTTATCCATGTGGGACCCGCAATAGTCGCAGAATCAAAGGTTGGTCAAGGGGACCTTTCCGTAGCTGAGATGAACcccgaaggggagagtgtgaagcACGAAGACCATCAGAAGGAAGAATTCCCTGAACCCACAGCGGCCGCAGAGACTCAGGAATTGCCAGCACTTTCCTCCGACTTAATCAGCTCGGCGCTGAGCCAAATAGAAAACGGTCCCTCGAAGATGTCGGGGAGCAGAGCTGCAAGAGTCCGGAGACTCTCGGCCAGAGCAGCACAAGGAGCCGGGCTCAGGTGCAAAGACCATTCGCCGCCCAAAGCAGAAGAGAGCGTCCAGCCTCTCAGGGTGGTGCCGGCCAAACTGAGATGTTTGGGGCCACAGAGAGACCGAGCTAGAAGTAAGGGACCCCAGGAAGGTCTCCCTGCCTCAGAATCCATGGCAAACCTGCCCACGAGAATGTGCACCCGCTCTTCTACCGCTTTAATGGAGACTGAGCTGAGCGTCCAGTCCCGGGGTCTCTTGAGAAAGGGAATGGTCTCTCACCGGGAGGATGGTCCAAGGGAAATGAGCTGTAGTTCTAGGCACAGGTTGCATTCAGACTCTGACAAGTGCTTGATCCAAAGGCAAGGTCCCAATCCCAGTATGAGAGCTCATCTGACCAGGACCAATGCCACGACCCAGAGTAGGCCTGTCTACACTGTCCACACGGGTCAACAGATGAAGGGCCACGCGTGCTCAACCCAAGACTCCAATTCATATAAATCTGTTGTACTGAGGGCCAGGACGAGGGCTCAGGGAATGATTTTGCAAAAAGATGTAAAACAGCGAAAGAGCTGCAATTTTGTCCCCAGTCGATATTTGACCACCAGAAATAACTCTTCGGTCTCAAGGACTCAAAGACAACTGACTGCCAGACACGAGGCGTTGGATTATGTCGAAGGGGAAACGAAGGCCGAGAGATTAAAGGCAAGAAATTCGGCTTTAAGACTGGGGGGACAGGAGGACCAAAGATTTCCCTTATCGCACCCTTTGAAAAGAAAAGGTTACTGTTCCCTTTCGCCAATTCCGGCTAAAAGGCAACATCAGATGTTGAAGGCAAGCGATACAAGGACCGAAAGACAGAAACCACTTCCCGGTTCTTCTCCTTCAGAAAGTAACCCAACAGTTCAACCTATGGCCGATGAGCCCCACCAAGGGACCAGTGGTGAAGGAATTTCAGAACGTTGCCTCAGCAAGGGAACATCAAACACTGATGGCAATACCCAGTCTGTCATCTCTCTGAAGACCCCTGCTAAGACAAAAATACTGCCCCCCCGGAAAGGCAGGGGCCTGAAACTAGAGGCCATTGTGCAAAAGATCACCTCTCCAAACTCAAAGTCATTTGCCTGCAGCAATTATTCAGATAGTAATGTAACATGTTTGACCTTGGATGAGATACTGTCTCTAAAGGAGGAGCAACTTGCTGAAAATGCCAGTGATGAGGTGCATCAGGCATTGATTGAACAAAGCAAAGTAACGGCCAAAGATGCTCCTTCAAAGATTGCCCTGGTGGAGTTGAATAAAAAATGTCTCATTGCATCCAAGAGACTCAAAGAGGAAAATGAACCAAAAACTCAAGAGAAGAGCAGTGTTCATGTGAAGACTGATGTGAATATAACCGTAGAGCCAGAAAGTATTGATGTGAAAGACCAACTAAGTGTGAAGCTTTCTCCGAAGGAGAGGACGACggaagagaaagagggacagctCCCAACTGCTACTGACGATATTCCTCAGCTTGCCTCCCCTTCTTCAGTTTTGTCTTCGGTTTCAGATCCAGGTCCAAATGAGGAGTTGGagaattctcaggatgtggtggAACCGAAGAGGCAAACTCCCCCGAAATGTTGTCTTCCTCCTGCAAAGAGACGCAGTCACCCAATGGGGAATAAGAAGGTCAAACAAACCAAGAATAATTCCAAAGTCAAGAGGCCTAGTGGAAGAggcgggagaaggagaagaaaACACCTCAAAGGGAGCAAGACCACAAAAGCTGCCCACAGACGTAAAAACCAGCTAAAGAGACGAAACCTCCCTCTTGTGGAAACCAAAGAACCAGTGATACGGCTAAAATACGTGTCATATAAGATGCCAAGAGCAGAGAACAAAGCCAAGACCTTTTCTCCTTACATTCGTGTTGAGAAGAGTAAGGAGGTATCGTCCATCTGTACTATCATCAACACGTTGTCAGAGGAACAGTCCAGGTTCCAAAAGATAAAgaaaaagtcttcattttcaCAGGCGCCTGTATCAGTCAGCAAAACATTGCCAACATCTTCAGCTATGTTGCCAGGGCCTGTGGTGCTAGATTCCGTTAAGCAAGGCCATCTGGTCTGCTGCTTATGTGGAAGACCTAAGAATCACAAGGAGCTCGGAGACCTTTTTGGACCATATTATCCAGAGGACTATATACCGCCAGTAACAAAGAACCAGCACGTCAAGGGGAAATTGGAGATAAAGAATGGAATCAAAGAGACACAAGATGGGCTCTTCGTTGAATCAAAAGTTACCGACTCAGACAATGAGAGTACCGTCATTATTACAGCAGAGGTTCCGTCCAGTCTGGAGGAGGTTCCGTCCAGTCTGGAGGAGGTTCCGTCCAGTCTGGAGAAGGcaactgaggtagaagatcagaacCTTCTCAGGACTAGTTCAAGAGAAAAGTGCAAAAAGCTCAGCTGCTACTGCTGCGAGAAAACAGCCGAAGACACTGAGccgaagaaggtgaagaagaagccgGGCGTAGAGGAGGATCTGCAACCTACTGAACTGCCTCTGGACCCCCACGAGCGCTGGGTTCATGGAGCCTGTGCTGTGTGGACAAGCGGAGTCTACCTGGTCGCAGGGAAGCTTTATGGTCTACAGGAGGCCGTGGAAATGGCCAGCGAAATG AGGTGCTCGATGTGTGAGCAGGTGGGTGCCACTCTGGGCTGCTACACCAAGGGGTGCAATCAGAAATATCATTACATCTGTGCCATTGagtcag gtTGCCAATTAAGCGAGGAAAATTTTTCAATGAAGTGCTCGAAGCATAAG AGCGTATTGTCTAAAACACTATAA